Part of the Drosophila pseudoobscura strain MV-25-SWS-2005 chromosome 2, UCI_Dpse_MV25, whole genome shotgun sequence genome, CGAGGAGCATCGGTTCAGTGCGGATTTCCGTGGACTGCGGTGCGAGTTTCGCACCTGGTCCCCCTTCCAATCCAATCTGGCCGCCGCCGTCATGAGCGGTGTGGAGGATTTATACCTGAAGAGTGGCTCGAAGGTGCTGTACCTTGGGGCTGGGCTTGGGCGGACCGTCTCCCACATCTCTGACATCATCGATAAGACTGGAGTGGTGTATGCCGTGGAGCCCGGACCCTGGGCGGTACAACCCCTCTCAGCATTGTCCGAGCGCCGTCCAAACGTTGTGCCCGTCCTCGAGGACCCCTCAGCACCGTACAAGTACTACAAGCAGCTCACCGACAAAATCGATGTGATCATCTGCAACCTGCAGCAAGCAGAGCAGGCTCGTATACTCATGGTTAATGCCCGGCATTTTCTGAAGCCAAAGGGACACTTTGCCATCTTCCTGTATGCGGAGAGCATCTACGACAAGGCGCCCACGAAGATGGCCCTCGAAGCCGAGATGGAGCTGCTCAAGAAATACCATCTTGAGCCTCTCCAGCTGGTCCAACTGGATCCCTATGTTCGTGGCAATGCTCTGGTAGTGGGCGTTTACACTCGATTGCCAGTGTTAAAATGATCTCTAGGATTCATATATAGAGATTCATAGTCCCAGAACTGCAGAGAACCAGCCATTTATTATCCATTGATTATAGTTTCCACTGAATGACAATACACACTGACTGCTAAATTGAATTAATCACAAATTATTTATGCCCCAATGCggaatgaaaatatttcacaatATTAATGAAACTAGCAGGAACGTAATGaatcaattaaatgaaaatgcaatatACATAAAAAGATCTATTCAATATAGTCTTCCCATAAAgatatttttatggccaatacATATTTGTCTACTGTGTGTAGCCACGTAATCTACGGTTATATGTAGACTGCAAGTCATCCGACTTGCACCTTCGTGAGCCTCCTGATGTTTTGATCTATTGTCGAACTATGAAcaagaaattaaatataccgaaTCAGTTTGTCAAATAACTCAAAATAGTCTCTTATTAATGGGTTTGCAAAATACCAAGGATGAATGGTTGAAAACGAGATACCATCCTGAGTTTCATATAATTATACCTCACGCACAGGTTGAATCTCGAGACATCTGTATACTAATTAATCCACTTACTAATTATCCACTTATCACATAAACTTAGTTTATGGCCATGAATGGGGCAAAAATCCTTCACCTTTGGTAAAACGTGGGGTCGCGCCAATGATTAATGTATCTGCCGCTCCCTTAGACAGGCTAAAAGCTTCTAATAATCTCATTCAACATTCATCATATATCACGCGTTTGGCCCGCATTTAATTACAAcgaacaattttaatttaattagggATTACAACTAATAAAACTTTTTCATTTCGCTGACTCGGatgggtccgggtccgggtccggatCCGGGCACGGGTACGAGGATCCGCACTTCTTCAAGCACAAACACCATTTGCTCAAACAAATGCATGGCAAAATCTTAATTAACCTCGGGGTGCAGAGCATAAAccagcgcacacacacatgcacaatCATTCGACACTCACACCCTTATACTTATCCTTATCCAGGATGTCTATTACGCGAGCATTTCAAATGAACGAAGGCAAGCTGAGCAAATaaaactatgtacatatatgtactatacatacatgtgtgtatATCTATGAGTGTGTGTCCATGGGGTGTATGTACGGtagtgtttttgtgtgtgtgtttgagggCGAGTGTGAGTGCGCACATATTCATTTGTATGTTGCGCACTTTATCCCATCTATCTCAAAGACAAAACCAGTCAGTTAACCAGCGAAGCCAGTACTCCCCTCAATTGCCAGTTCCCGCCCCATCCGACATCCCTTATCCCAAACCCCGAGCCCAGGGCTCCTCGCCAAGCCCCATCTTCCATCAGACTCATCCGCACTTTCGTCGCTTGGCATGTGAAGCGAAAATTTCGCTGCTCGGGAATTACATTAAGCGTTGGGCATAATAAATTATTCCGTATGATATGATTCTGGTACATGATAAGCGTTTGTAATTTTAACTGTCAGTTAAATGAGTAAATGGCACAGAGTGCGCGGAGATCCCGGGCGCAGGACGAGCCCGGCATGGCAACGATTTAGAATACTTCATATTTATCTTTTGTTGGAAACTTGAACATTTGTGTGCGTAAATAAAAGTTGAGCGTCAATATTTGCcaacctacacacacacacacgcacgcacactgATGCAGATGCCAACTCCGTGctaacacacacatgcacgtcatgcacacatacacatatgtaatTACAACTCGTCGCTGGAAAGTTGGTTGGATTTGGATAGAGAGGCGGTGGCGCAAGTACGTGACTATAATCATCGCGATTTTGCTTTTGCCGCCTCATAATCTGCAACAGCATCACGCCCACCCCCCCCCACCGACTACTGCCATCATACACAACTGACCCGCGCTCCCCATaccatccccccccccattccccattccccgcTTCGCTGTTTGctttgaaattaaaaaagtttcGCACTGAGCTCTGTTAGATTTTTCGCTTTTGCCTCTTCCTTGATTTACATGTTAAATAATTTTGTGATTCCGCCACTGCTCGGGATCCCCAACGCCGCGGCGTTCACGTTTAAAGCCCCCGCGCCTCATCCTGTCGCAGGCATTGGAAAACTGTTTGAAACGCACAGCACAAAAGTCAAATatgtgctggagctggagctggagtcaCTGCCCTGAACGTCGCACTCGTATTTGCGGCCTGTAAATATATGCAGCAGACGGAGCCGTAGCCGGATCGCGCATTTGCCAAATCAACAGTTCATTAAATCACGTAGCGCTAAAAAGGAAAGTTGCCGGACATGTCCAGGCCcggacccaggcccaggcccagacgtCTGTCAAAGCGAGTTATGAAGAGAATAATCTTGCCGCGCATTCTGATGATGGGGCAGGAACTAGCATAGATATCTGATACAAAACTACTTAATAATCGTCTAATGTAGTAACTCCAGCTTTTCAGAACCTGCTCGCATATCCTCACGGTAGGTTCGGGTTGTTTAAATAGGCTGCAAAGAGAGTAACTCACATGTGCAGATACATATACTTACTTGGTTTTTACTGTGATAACCTCGAAGAGTCCCAATTATGGCCCTCTCCACCCCTTCCCCCGAACACCGATTAGAGGAGAAATTCGATTTAGAACCAAGGATTTGTTGTCCCgacatttgtttaaattaacGATTGGTGGAGCAGATGCTGCGGTCAGACAGCTGCTCCGCCGCCTATTGAGCTCAAGAGAAATGGTGATGCATAAATAACGCGCCGATAATCCCAGTTAAAAGCTCAGACATTTGTTTGGATTTGGCCGTCGCTTTCCAATATTTGCCTTAGACATATAATTTTTCGCTATTATTTTGAGCCCCGCCAGCCGCCAACTGCCAACCGCCCAGCGGGAAGCGCCTGGTCTGGTGGTTAATGTCTGTCGATTGCCGTCGGGCCAAGATGAATGGCACTCGATTTATTATCGATGTCTGGCAGAGCGGTTTATTAATATGCGACGAGTGCAAGGTGAGGACAGACTTTTCGGGACAGTCTGCAGTCTGCTTGGGGATTGGTTTGGATCCAAGGTGCTCCATAATCGTCTGCGGACGTGTAGTTGTCATCAATGCAAATACCAAGCAGCGCACTTGTCAGaaccatctccatctccacccccacccccatccggaCTCACATCGTCATCCTCCAGCTGGGCCACATCGATGGCGTCGCATGATTGATCAAGTGCGTGCGTGCCGGGGACAGTGGCACGGCACTAGCAAGGAGATCCCAACGATGTTCGCAGCGTTCACAGCGAGTGCCGATGCCGAACCATTTTTCTGACATTTAGTTGACAGcgcaaatttttgtttgctcgtAATGTGCCCTCAACAAGGATATGGACATTGGGTTCCACTCAGAAGCCGGCCCCCCGTCCTCGCCTGTTCCGTACATCTCTTGTAAATGCGTCCGGAGCCATGTGAGTGCTTAAAAAGCATTTCACGCCACCGTccagcgaggaggaggacactCGGTAGCTGATTTGACATTTATCACTGCACTGCCGACTTTCGATTTCCCGGCCAGGAGCCAGAAGCGGGATGCGGTTGTGGCATTGATGGAGCCGTTCCGAACATGCCACACGCACTTGGCCGGCTCCGTgagaaattttaatgaaaactgTCAGCAACTGCACTGCCAATGGGCACGGGTAcgggcacggcacggcacggttTGGTCGGTACTCGGTAGTGGTTCTCACAAAGCTCCGGCCCTCAAATGTGATAATCCAATTGGCAGGCAGTGTATGCCGGGACATCGGCTGGGACATCGGAATAGTGGCACAGCCAAAGCCCCAGCCTTGTCTAATGTAATTCGTGATTCAGCATAAACTGGCGGTCGGGCAAACGCCCACGCCTCCTGCTGGATTTATTGGCAAGCTTTTGGATTGCCATTGGAATGGGAAGAGGGATCGGGAAAGGGatagggacagggacagggatagATAcagggatgggaatggggccTGCgtctggttctgcttctggaACACTATCAAACGGTCCGATAGGCCAATTGCCAATTGTCAGATACAATTTATTCCTGCTCCCTTAGATGCTGCCAGGGCTGCACTAAATGcgaattgaaaataaaatattacacagagattgcagctgcagcggcgacggcgacggcagtGGAAGGAGCAGTGGCAGGAGCCGCGACGGCAGTGggaaagacaaacaaacatcCCATGCAGCAAGCAGTAACACGATTATGCCCAAGGTATGTTAAGAGAAGGTAAGGTTGTCTTTCTTATAAACGATTGTGAGTCCTGCATGCAAGGGCCAAAGACTTGCCGAAGGATCTACTAAATAGGACTGCCTCACCTTATTTTGTATATGTCGTGATTATGCCAATGGGCAtgcagcggcagagacagcgacagagactgcgactgcgacgctGACGATCATCAAGTCCAAAAGGAATCGTAAAACAAAAGCGACAGATAGTTTGCAGTGCgccacaaaaacaataacaagaacaaaaacaaggaATACCTCACTGATGGCTGCTGCTACCGCTGCCatgctgctctgccgctgctactGCCAACTCCTCTGCCACTGGTGATTGTGGGCGCAGTGGAAAGCAGCGCCAATCGATTGTGGggattttttttggtggcgTTAACTGTTGGCTCCAGGGAGGGGAGCACAAGTGGGAGAAATGCTGCTGTCGTCGTTCTGATAGCGGGCTACAGACACActgcaccagcaccagcagcagcagcagtggcagtagtggcagtggcatcgaAAGATGGTGTGAGGATGGGaaagagagggcgagagataGAGGTACCACTGTCATCGAGCGCTGTTCCGGGAGATGCTATCCATTAGGCTggtgcataaataaatttgcgATTGGTTCCATCATACCTTTTATTACAGTGGAAATATTCCTGAAAGAGATTTGGTTTAATATTGTTGATACTCGATAAGTCCTTATATAAACTGCTGCTACTCCTAACGTCATAAACCAAAGCTACAGGGGATGATAGCTGATAGCtgcacaaattgaaattttaaatcaattttctatagTGCAACCCGCGCCCGAGTGTTTAGAAAATCCCATATTTTTGGCACCATCCTGACGGAAATCAGCACGCATTTTAGCGGAGACCAGACCAGTGCTCcagagtgcagtgcagtgaCACCTTGAGGCGCTGTTGGCAAACTATAGAAATCACATAAACGCCCATCGCCCACCGCCCGCTGCATGTTGTCCTATTCCCTGTACCCGAAACCCGGCCCTCTTCTAACCCGCATTCGCACAATCACAAAAACACATAGCATAAGTAAGTAGGGTGCGGGGACACGGCCGCGGAGATCAGAGACGGCCCACATGCAACGGAACGGCTgaaacagcagcggcaaaTGCAACgtaaaaatgcataaatccGTGGGATTTAAAGATTTTGTTGGAATTTGTGATTTCTCGcattcgtttttattttgcacGTTTCGCTCTCGGCTCCGTAGAGCTTTCGctgctttttgttttagttcGGAACGCCCCGGAGTGGCCCCCAGCTTGAAGCTCCAAGCTCCCTTGGGTGCGGGGCGTGACTGGATTTACGCGCTGTCCCGTTATGTCTGACGGTGTATTTTATATCCATGTGTGGGTCTCGTACGGAGAAAAAAGAGCAAAGGACTCACTCCTTCCGCTCGTCCCGGCCGCGCAACCCGTCCCAGCTTTGACTCTTTAACACGTGCAATCAGCAACGCTACAAATTTTATATGACATTTTAAGTTGTTTTGCATTGcctccctttcccctttcccccttCCCATACCCCAATCTATTGCCACGCCCCTCGCTCTGGGGCATCTGCCCTCACTCCGCACGCCCTTTGTGCATTCTGACTCTGGGGCACAATAACTCCGCGCTCGCATTCCATTGTTCCGCTCCGATTTCGGATTTgggtttttagtttttcagtttttagtTTGAACTTTTAGCAGAACTCAAATGCAGATTCTGCCCTCGCTTCAGGTCCTTGCTTCTTTCTATTGTTGCTTATTGCGTGCGTTGCATGcggcatgctgcatgctgcatcaGCCACGGCGGTGCCCAGGAGCAAACAATATACGAGTACCAGTATACGGGTATAAATGTACATAAGTAGATTCAATTAATTGGCATTGACAGTCCAATAATTGGCAGTCTAATTGCGGAATCGTGTATCGGatttaattgatttcaaaACGGATTTATTCTAATTAATGCACATATCTCGAGGGCGACACTGAATCGTTTGCAGACAGAATGCAAGAGAATATCAAATTACATTTTCATTCCCAATTGTTGCAATTTAAAACGCAAAGAGTAAATTGTAGTTACAATAGCCAAGAGCTGACGGTCTTTATCATGTTAATGATATGCACTTACGCTTATTTTGGGAATAACTTCTTCCCTAGAACATGGATTTCAAATGTCTGCTTCTGGGCAGCACAAAGTAGCAAAACTAAAGAAGATAGAAGCTGCATGTGACTAAAACATCTagaggtaaaaaaaaaacagctctTCGGTTTCCTTTACGAATTACTGTGAATAAATACTGAGTAAATACTCGTGTTTTTTGGACCTGCTCGAAGACCTGCTGCCACTACCACGTTTTTAGTAATACAAACCATGTCGGTGGCCCTGTATTCATTCTCTAAATGAATGTAAATTCCTATAAGTTGAGGGTTCGTCCGGTCTATACGAATGAGTACATATATAAGCCCTGGTCGCTTAATTGAAAGTGGATTAGCGGCGGACTCCCTGGGTTTTATGCTTGGGcacgttgctgttgccgttgccggtGCTCTGACTGGCGATGGTTGGGCGCTGCTGACTCGGTTTTGgttggttctggttctgctcAAAGTTGTGGTGGGATGGGGTGTTTATTCTGCCCGCAAatacattgaaaattaattaagccACACGCTGAAACCATGTTAACAAGAtgcttaaaataaaaagatcttcttggaaaaacaaacacacccTCCAGCTTCACTGCCCTGCCTTCCCCTGCTGCCGTTTCCGGTTGATGTTACCTAggattacgcatacgcagtgTGGCGCGTGTGAAAAATACTTGGCGAAAAAGTTT contains:
- the LOC4801421 gene encoding rRNA 2'-O-methyltransferase fibrillarin, with amino-acid sequence MPKKRSKKQPKGGKRGNGNRVPEKAPKSSKAAGPAVGSPVKDAETGDKAIPTKIETQAQSVAKIHNIVVEQHRFHGVFLARNKDDSVQLLTRNKATGDASEPEQDYEEHRFSADFRGLRCEFRTWSPFQSNLAAAVMSGVEDLYLKSGSKVLYLGAGLGRTVSHISDIIDKTGVVYAVEPGPWAVQPLSALSERRPNVVPVLEDPSAPYKYYKQLTDKIDVIICNLQQAEQARILMVNARHFLKPKGHFAIFLYAESIYDKAPTKMALEAEMELLKKYHLEPLQLVQLDPYVRGNALVVGVYTRLPVLK